The following proteins come from a genomic window of Takifugu rubripes chromosome 11, fTakRub1.2, whole genome shotgun sequence:
- the LOC101074232 gene encoding extracellular calcium-sensing receptor-like produces the protein MVFAIEEINNSTELLPGIKLGYQIHDSCAAVPVAVHVAFQLLNSLDPVFVTGDNCSQSGMVMAVVGESGSTPSISISRVIGSFDIPLVSHFATCACLSDKQKYPSFFRTIPSDQFQADALAKLIKHFGWTWIGTVCSDSDYGNNGMAAFLHAAQKEGICVEYSESFYRSHPHSRIKRVADVIRRSTALIVVAFTTSGDLRILLEELSHEPSPPRQWIGSESWVTDSEMLRFSFCAGTIGFAIQRSVIPGLRDFLLDLSPSKVASSPVLTEFWEDSFNCRLGKVAVAGERMCDGSEDIMTLQSPYTDTSELRISNMVYKAVYAIAHAIHNAVCQDTNATTRCSKFTTINPKQVLAQLKTVNFSQNGYAVSFDANGDPVASYELVNWKKSGSGSIEVVPVGYYDASLPEGQEFRIFRDITWVDGRKQVPVSVCSDSCPQGTRKVLQKGKPICCYDCVQCPEGEISNVTDSPECIPCLDDFWPNPERNACFLKPVEFLSFNEVLGIILAVFSVGGACLAVITAAVFFHHRASPIVRANNSELSFLLLFSLTLCFLCSLTFIGAPSQLSCMLRHTAFGITFVLCISCVLGKTVVVLMAFRATLPGSNVMKWFGPPQQRMTVVTFTSIQVLICIVWLVVNPPFPVRNLTTYKERIILECALGSSVGFWAVLGYIGLLAAVCLVLAVLARKLPDNFNEAKMITFSMLIFCAVWITFIPAYVSSPGKFTVAVEIFAILASSFGLILCIFAPKCFIILFKPEKNSKKHLMNKK, from the exons ATGGTCTTCGCCATCGAGGAGATCAACAACAGcacggagctgcttcctggaatCAAACTCGGTTACCAGATCCACGACTCGTGCGCAGCCGTGCCCGTCGCAGTGCATGTGGCCTTCCAACTTTTAAACTCTCTGGACCCTGTGTTTGTCACAGGTGACAACTGTTCACAGTCCGGTATGGTGATGGCTGTCGTCGGCGAGTCTGGTTCCACTCCGTCCATCAGCATATCCCGCGTCATCGGCTCCTTCGACATTCCACTA GTGAGCCACTTTGCCACCTGTGCATGCCTGTCTGATAAACAGAAGTACCCAAGTTTCTTCAGAACGATTCCCAGTGACCAGTTCCAGGCCGACGCTTTGGCCAAACTCATCAAACACTTTGGCTGGACTTGGATAGGTACTGTGTGCTCAGATTCAGACTATGGCAATAATGGCATGGCAGCGTTCCTGCATGCAGCGCAGAAGGAGGGCATCTGTGTGGAGTACTCGGAATCCTTTTATCGCTCCCACCCGCACAGCAGGATCAAGAGAGTGGCTGATGTCATCCGCAG GTCAACGGCTCTCATTGTCGTGGCATTTACTACGTCTGGAGATCTGAGGATCCTGCTTGAGGAACTGTCTCATGAACCCTCACCACCTCGCCAGTGGATAGGCAGTGAATCCTGGGTAACTGACTCAGAGATGCTGAGGTTCAGCTTCTGTGCTGGAACTATTGGATTTGCCATTCAGAGGTCTGTCATCCCAGGCCTAAGAGACTTCCTGCTGGATCTCTCCCCCTCGAAAGTGGCTTCATCTCCTGTGCTCACTGAGTTCTGGGAGGACTCATTCAACTGCCGGTTGGGAAAAG TTGCTGTTGCAGGTGAGCGCATGTGCGATGGATCTGAAGACATAATGACTCTCCAGAGTCCGTACACTGACACTTCTGAGCTCCGCATTTCCAACATGGTGTACAAGGCTGTTTATGCAATAGCTCATGCCATTCATAATGCAGTGTGTCAGGACACAAATGCTACCACTCGGTGTAGCAAATTCACCACGATTAACCCCAAACAG GTTCTCGCTCAGCTGAAGACAGTAAATTTTTCACAAAATGGTTATGCTGTATCCTTTGATGCCAACGGGGATCCTGTGGCATCATATGAGCTGGTAAACTGGAAAAAGAGTGGGAGCGGGAGCATCGAAGTTGTGCCAGTAGGATACTATGATGCTTCACTGCCAGAAGGCCAAGAGTTCCGTATCTTCAGGGACATCACATGGGTGGATGGCAGAAAGCAA GTGCCAGTGTCAGTGTGCAGCGACAGCTGTCCTCAAGGAACTCGTAAGGTACTGCAGAAAGGAAAACCCATCTGCTGTTATGACTGTGTACAATGTCCAGAGGGAGAGATTAGCAATGTTACAG ATTCTCCTGAATGCATCCCTTGTCTTGATGACTTCTGGCCTAACCCAGAGAGAAATGCCTGTTTCCTCAAACCTGTGGAGTTTCTTTCCTTTAACGAGGTTCTAGGAATCATCCTAGCTGTGTTCTCAGTCGGTGGTGCCTGTCTGGCTGTTATCACAGCAGctgtatttttccatcacagGGCCTCTCCTATTGTCAGAGCCAACAACTCTGAGTTGagcttcctgttgctcttctCTTTGACTCTGTGCTTCTTATGTTCACTCACTTTCATTGGTGCTCCCTCTCAGCTGTCCTGCATGCTGCGCCACACAGCGTTTGGGATCACCTTTGTCCTTTGCATCTCATGTGTTTTAGGTAAAACTGTGGTGGTGTTAATGGCCTTCAGAGCGACTCTCCCCGGGAGTAATGTCATGAAGTGGTTCGGTCCACCTCAGCAAAGGATGACTGTTGTGACTTTCACGTCTATCCAGGTTTTAATATGCATTGTTTGGTTGGTTGTCAATCCCCCGTTTCCAGTGAGAAATCTGACCACGTACAAGGAGAGAATCATCCTGGAGTGTGCGTTAGGCTCATCTGTTGGATTCTGGGCTGTACTCGGGTACATCGGCCTTCTGGCAGCTGTTTGTTTAGTTCTAGCCGTCCTCGCCCGAAAACTCCCCGATAATTTCAACGAAGCCAAAATGATCACCTTCAGCATGCTGATATTCTGTGCCGTCTGGATCACCTTCATCCCCGCTTACGTCAGCTCTCCTGGGAAATTCACCGTGGCCGTGGAGATCTTTGCCATTTTGGCCTCCAGTTTTGGACTCATCCTGTGCATTTTTGCtccaaaatgttttattattttatttaagccagagaaaaatagcaaaaaacACTTGATGAACAAGAAATAA
- the LOC115251400 gene encoding extracellular calcium-sensing receptor-like, which yields MPEPFRCRVITHSELRQSHAMVFAIEEINNSTELLPGIKLGYQIHDSCAAVPIAVHVAFQLLNTLDPVFVTGDNCSQSGMVMAVVGESGSTPSISISRVIGSFDIPLVSHFATCACLSDKQKYPSFFRTIPSDQFQADALAKLIKHFGWTWIGAVCSDSDYGNNGMAAFLHAAQKEGICVEYSESFYRTHPHSRIKRVADVIRRSTAVVVVAFTASTEMMILLEELSHEPSPPRQWIGSESWVTDSDMLRFSFCAGTIGFAIQRSVIPGLRDFLLDLSPSKVASSPVLTEFWEDSFNCRLGKVAVAGERMCDGSEDIMTLQSPYTDTSELRITNMVYKAVYAIAHAIHNAVCQDTNATTRCSKFTTINPKKVLAQLKTVNFSQNGYAVSFDANGDPVASYELVNWKKSGSGSIEVVPVGYYDASLPEGQEFHIFRDITWVDGRKQVPVSVCSDSCPQGTRKVLQKGKPICCYDCVQCPEGEISNVTDSPECIPCLDDFWPNPERNACFPKPVEFLSFNEVLGIILAVFSVGGACLAVITAAVFFHHRTSPIVRANNSELSFLLLFSLTLCFLCSLTFIGAPSQLSCMLRHTAFGITFVLCISCILGKTVVVLMAFRATLPGSNVMKWFGPPQQRMTVVTFTSIQVLICIVWLVVSPPFPVRNLTTYKERIILECALGSSVGFWAVLGYIGLLAAVCLVLAVLARKLPDNFNEAKMITFSMLIFCAVWITFIPAYVSSPGKFTVAVEIFAILASSFGLILCIFAPKCFIILFKPEKNSKKHLMNKK from the exons ATGCCTGAGCCATTTCGCTGCAGAGT CATCACCCATAGTGAATTGCGACAGTCTCATGCAATGGTCTTCGCCATCGAGGAGATCAACAACAGCACGGAGCTTCTTCCTGGAATCAAACTCGGTTACCAGATCCACGACTCTTGTGCAGCCGTGCCCATCGCAGTGCATGTGGCCTTCCAACTGTTAAACACTCTGGACCCTGTGTTTGTCACAGGTGACAACTGTTCACAGTCCGGTATGGTGATGGCTGTCGTCGGCGAGTCTGGTTCCACTCCGTCCATCAGCATATCCCGCGTCATCGGCTCCTTCGACATTCCACTA GTGAGCCACTTTGCCACCTGTGCATGCCTGTCTGATAAACAGAAGTACCCAAGTTTCTTCAGAACGATTCCCAGTGACCAGTTCCAAGCCGACGCTTTGGCCAAACTCATCAAACACTTTGGCTGGACTTGGATAGGTGCTGTGTGCTCAGATTCAGACTATGGCAATAATGGCATGGCAGCGTTCCTGCATGCAGCTCAGAAGGAGGGCATCTGTGTGGAGTACTCGGAATCCTTTTATCGCACCCACCCGCACAGCAGGATCAAGAGAGTGGCTGATGTCATCCGCAG GTCAACAGCTGTGGTGGTTGTAGCCTTTACAGCATCTACAGAAATGATGATCCTGCTCGAGGAACTGTCTCATGAACCCTCACCACCTCGCCAGTGGATAGGCAGTGAATCCTGGGTAACTGACTCAGACATGCTGAGGTTCAGCTTCTGTGCTGGAACTATTGGATTTGCCATTCAGAGGTCTGTCATCCCAGGCCTAAGAGACTTCCTGCTGGATCTCTCCCCCTCGAAAGTGGCTTCATCTCCTGTGCTCACTGAGTTCTGGGAGGATTCATTCAACTGCCGGTTGGGAAAAG TTGCTGTTGCAGGTGAGCGCATGTGTGATGGATCTGAAGACATAATGACTCTCCAGAGTCCGTACACTGACACTTCTGAGCTCCGCATTACCAACATGGTGTACAAGGCTGTTTATGCAATAGCTCATGCCATTCATAATGCAGTGTGTCAGGACACAAATGCTACCACTCGGTGTAGCAAATTCACCACGATTAACCCCAAAAAG GTTCTCGCTCAGCTGAAGACAGTAAATTTTTCACAAAATGGTTATGCTGTATCCTTTGATGCCAACGGGGATCCTGTGGCATCATATGAGCTGGTAAACTGGAAAAAGAGTGGGAGCGGGAGCATCGAAGTTGTGCCAGTAGGATACTATGATGCTTCACTGCCAGAAGGCCAAGAGTTCCATATCTTCAGGGACATCACATGGGTGGATGGCAGAAAGCAA GTGCCAGTGTCAGTGTGCAGCGACAGCTGTCCTCAAGGAACTCGTAAGGTACTGCAGAAAGGAAAACCCATCTGCTGTTATGACTGTGTACAATGTCCAGAGGGAGAGATTAGCAATGTTACAG ATTCTCCTGAATGCATCCCTTGTCTTGATGACTTCTGGCCTAACCCAGAGAGAAATGCCTGTTTCCCCAAACCTGTGGAGTTTCTTTCCTTTAACGAGGTTCTAGGAATCATCCTAGCTGTGTTCTCAGTCGGTGGTGCCTGTCTGGCTGTTATCACAGCAGctgtatttttccatcacagGACCTCTCCTATTGTCAGAGCCAACAACTCTGAGTTGagcttcctgttgctcttctCTTTGACTCTGTGCTTCTTATGTTCACTCACTTTCATTGGTGCTCCCTCTCAGCTGTCCTGCATGCTGCGCCACACAGCATTTGGGATCACCTTTGTCCTTTGCATCTCATGTATTTTAGGGAAAACTGTGGTGGTGTTAATGGCCTTCAGAGCGACTCTCCCCGGGAGTAATGTCATGAAGTGGTTCGGTCCACCTCAGCAAAGGATGACTGTTGTGACTTTCACGTCTATCCAGGTTTTAATATGCATTGTTTGGTTGGTTGTCAGTCCCCCGTTTCCAGTGAGAAATCTGACCACGTACAAGGAGAGAATCATCCTGGAGTGTGCGTTAGGCTCATCTGTTGGATTCTGGGCTGTACTCGGGTACATCGGCCTTCTGGCAGCTGTTTGTTTAGTTCTGGCCGTCCTCGCCCGAAAACTCCCTGATAATTTCAACGAAGCCAAAATGATCACCTTCAGCATGCTGATATTCTGTGCCGTCTGGATCACCTTCATCCCCGCTTACGTCAGCTCTCCTGGGAAATTCACCGTGGCCGTGGAGATCTTTGCCATTTTGGCCTCCAGTTTTGGACTCATCCTGTGCATTTTTGCtccaaaatgttttattattttatttaagccagagaaaaatagcaaaaaacACTTGATGAACAAGAAATAA
- the LOC101074454 gene encoding extracellular calcium-sensing receptor, with protein sequence MPEPFRCRGSIDHRELRLSHAMVFAIEEINNSTELLPGIKLGYQIHDSCAAVPIAVHVAFQLLNTLDPVFVTGDNCSQSGMVMAVVGESGSTPSISISRVIGSFDIPLVSHFATCACLSDKQKYPSFFRTIPSDQFQADALAKLIKHFGWTWIGTVCSDSDYGNNGMAAFLHAAQKEGICVEYSESFYRTHPHSRIKRVADVIRRSTAIIVVAFTSSGDLRILLEELSREPSPPRQWIGSESWVTDSEILRFSFCAGTIGFAIQRSVIPGLRDFLLDLSPSKVASSPVLTEFWEDSFNCRLGKVAVAGERMCDGSEDIMTLQSPYTDTSELRITNMVYKAVYAIAHAIHNAVCQDTNATTRCGKFTTINPKQVLAQLKTVNFSQNGYAVSFDANGDPVASYELVNWKKSGSGSIEVVPVGYYDASLPEGQEFRIFRDITWVDGRKQVPVSVCSDSCPQGTRKVLQKGKPICCYDCVQCPEGEISNVTDSPECIPCLDDFWPNPERNACFPKPVEFLSFNEVLGIILAVFSVGGACLAVITAAVFFHHRTSPIVRANNSELSFLLLFSLTLCFLCSLTFIGAPSQLSCMLRHTAFGITFVLCISCILGKTVVVLMAFRATLPGSNVMKWFGPPQQRMTVVTFTSIQVLICIVWLVVSPPFPVRNLTTYKERIILECALGSSVGFWAVLGYIGLLAAVCLVLAVLARKLPDNFNEAKMITFSMLIFCAVWITFIPAYVSSPGKFTVAVEIFAILASSFGLILCIFAPKCFIILFKPEKNSKKHLMNKK encoded by the exons ATGCCTGAGCCATTTCGCTGCAGAGGGAG catcGACCATCGTGAATTGCGACTGTCTCATGCAATGGTCTTCGCCATCGAGGAGATCAACAACAGcacggagctgcttcctggaatCAAACTCGGTTACCAGATCCACGACTCTTGTGCAGCCGTGCCCATCGCAGTGCATGTGGCTTTCCAACTGTTAAACACTCTGGACCCTGTGTTTGTCACAGGTGACAACTGTTCACAGTCCGGTATGGTGATGGCTGTCGTCGGCGAGTCTGGTTCCACTCCGTCCATCAGCATATCCCGCGTCATCGGCTCCTTCGACATTCCACTA GTGAGCCACTTTGCCACCTGTGCATGCCTGTCTGATAAACAGAAGTACCCAAGTTTCTTCAGAACGATTCCCAGTGACCAGTTCCAGGCCGACGCTTTGGCCAAACTCATCAAACACTTTGGCTGGACTTGGATAGGTACTGTGTGCTCAGATTCAGACTATGGTAATAATGGCATGGCAGCGTTCCTGCATGCAGCTCAGAAGGAGGGCATCTGTGTGGAGTACTCGGAATCCTTTTATCGCACCCACCCGCACAGCAGGATCAAGAGAGTGGCTGATGTCATCCGCAG GTCAACGGCTATCATTGTCGTGGCATTTACTTCTTCTGGAGATCTGAGGATCCTGCTCGAGGAACTGTCTCGTGAACCCTCACCACCTCGCCAGTGGATAGGCAGTGAATCCTGGGTAACTGACTCAGAGATTTTGAGGTTCAGCTTCTGTGCTGGAACTATTGGATTTGCCATTCAGAGGTCTGTCATCCCAGGCCTGAGAGACTTCCTGCTGGATCTCTCCCCCTCGAAAGTGGCTTCATCTCCTGTGCTCACTGAGTTCTGGGAGGACTCATTCAACTGCCGGTTGGGAAAAG TTGCTGTTGCAGGTGAGCGCATGTGTGATGGATCTGAAGACATAATGACTCTCCAGAGTCCGTACACTGACACTTCTGAGCTCCGCATTACCAACATGGTGTACAAGGCTGTTTATGCAATAGCTCATGCCATTCATAATGCAGTGTGTCAGGACACAAATGCTACCACTCGGTGTGGCAAATTCACCACGATTAACCCCAAACAG GTTCTCGCTCAGCTGAAGACAGTAAATTTTTCACAAAATGGTTATGCTGTATCCTTTGATGCCAACGGGGATCCTGTGGCATCATATGAGCTGGTAAACTGGAAAAAGAGTGGGAGCGGGAGCATCGAAGTTGTGCCAGTAGGATACTATGATGCTTCACTGCCAGAAGGCCAAGAGTTCCGTATCTTCAGGGACATCACATGGGTGGATGGCAGAAAGCAA gtgcCAGTGTCAGTGTGCAGCGACAGCTGTCCTCAAGGAACTCGTAAGGTACTGCAGAAAGGAAAACCCATCTGCTGTTATGACTGTGTACAATGTCCAGAGGGAGAGATTAGCAATGTTACAG ATTCTCCTGAATGCATCCCTTGTCTTGATGACTTCTGGCCTAACCCAGAGAGAAATGCCTGTTTCCCCAAACCTGTGGAGTTTCTTTCCTTTAACGAGGTTCTAGGAATCATCCTAGCTGTGTTCTCAGTCGGTGGTGCCTGTCTGGCTGTTATCACAGCAGctgtatttttccatcacagGACCTCTCCTATTGTCAGAGCCAACAACTCTGAGTTGagcttcctgttgctcttctCTTTGACTCTGTGCTTCTTATGTTCACTCACTTTCATTGGTGCTCCCTCTCAGCTGTCCTGCATGCTGCGCCACACAGCGTTTGGGATCACCTTTGTCCTTTGCATCTCGTGTATTTTAGGGAAAACTGTGGTGGTGTTAATGGCCTTCAGAGCGACTCTCCCCGGGAGTAATGTCATGAAGTGGTTCGGTCCACCTCAGCAAAGGATGACTGTTGTGACTTTCACGTCTATCCAGGTTTTAATATGCATTGTTTGGTTGGTTGTCAGTCCCCCGTTTCCAGTGAGAAATCTGACCACGTACAAGGAGAGAATCATCCTGGAGTGTGCGTTAGGCTCATCTGTTGGATTCTGGGCTGTACTCGGGTACATCGGCCTTCTGGCAGCTGTTTGTTTAGTTCTGGCCGTCCTCGCCCGAAAACTCCCTGATAATTTCAACGAAGCCAAAATGATCACCTTCAGCATGCTGATATTCTGTGCCGTCTGGATCACCTTCATCCCCGCTTACGTCAGCTCTCCTGGGAAATTCACCGTGGCCGTGGAGATCTTTGCCATTTTGGCCTCCAGTTTTGGACTCATCCTGTGCATTTTTGCtccaaaatgttttattattttatttaagccagagaaaaatagcaaaaaacACTTGATGAACAAGAAATAA
- the LOC115251399 gene encoding extracellular calcium-sensing receptor-like has protein sequence MPEPFRCRVINHRELRLSHAMVFAIEEINNSTELLPGIKLGYQIHDSCAAVPIAVHVAFQLLNTLDPVFVTGDNCSQSGMVMAVVGESGSTPSISISRVIGSFDFPLVSHFATCACLSDKQKYPSFFRTIPSDQFQADALAKLIKHFGWTWIGTVCSDSDYGNNGMAAFLHAAQKEGICVEYSESFYRTHPHSRIKRVADVIRRSTAIIVVAFISSGDMRILLEELSREPSPPRQWIGSESWVTDLDLLRFSFCAGTIGFAIQRSVIPGLRDFLLDLSPSKVASSLVLTEFWEDSFNCRLGKVAVAGERMCDGSEDIMTLQSPYTDTSELRITNMVYKAVYAIAHAIHNAVCQDTNATTRCSKFTTINPKQVLAQLKTVHFSQNGYAVSFDANGDPVASYELINWKKSGSGSIEVVPVGYYDASLPEGQEFRIFRDITWVDGRKQVPVSVCSDSCPQGTRKVLQKRKPICCYDCVQCPEGEISNVTDSPECIPCLYDFWPNPERNACVLKPVEYLSFNEVLGIILAVFSVGGACLAVITAAVFFHHRTSPIVRANNSELSFLLLFSLTLCFLCSLTFIGAPSHLSCMLRHTAFGITFVLCISCILGKTVVVLMAFRATLPGSNVMKWFGPPQQRMTVVTFTSIQVLICIVWLVVSPPFPVRNLTTYKERIILECALGSSVGFWAVLGYIGLLAAVCLVLAVLARKLPDNFNEAKMITFSMLIFCAVWITFIPAYVSSPGKFTVAVEIFAILASSFGLILCIFAPKCFIILFKPEKNSKKHLMNKK, from the exons ATGCCTGAGCCATTTCGCTGCAGAGT CATCAACCATCGTGAATTGCGACTGTCTCATGCAATGGTCTTCGCCATCGAGGAGATCAACAACAGcacggagctgcttcctggaatCAAACTCGGTTACCAGATCCACGACTCGTGCGCAGCCGTGCCCATCGCAGTGCATGTGGCCTTCCAACTGTTAAACACTCTGGACCCTGTGTTTGTCACAGGTGACAACTGTTCACAGTCCGGTATGGTGATGGCTGTCGTCGGCGAGTCTGGTTCCACTCCGTCCATCAGCATATCCCGCGTCATCGGCTCCTTCGACTTTCCACTA GTGAGCCACTTTGCCACCTGTGCATGCCTGTCTGATAAACAGAAGTACCCAAGTTTCTTCAGAACGATTCCCAGTGACCAGTTCCAGGCCGACGCTTTGGCCAAACTCATCAAACACTTTGGCTGGACTTGGATAGGTACTGTGTGCTCAGATTCAGACTATGGTAATAATGGCATGGCAGCGTTCCTGCATGCAGCTCAGAAGGAGGGCATCTGTGTGGAGTACTCGGAATCCTTTTATCGCACCCACCCGCACAGCAGGATCAAGAGAGTGGCTGATGTCATCCGCAG GTCAACGGCTATCATTGTCGTGGCATTTATTTCTTCTGGAGATATGAGGATCCTGCTCGAGGAATTGTCTCGTGAACCCTCACCACCTCGCCAGTGGATAGGCAGTGAATCCTGGGTAACTGACCTAGACTTGCTGAGGTTCAGCTTCTGTGCTGGAACTATTGGATTTGCCATTCAGAGGTCTGTCATCCCGGGCCTGAGAGACTTCCTGCTGGATCTCTCCCCCTCGAAAGTGGCTTCATCTCTTGTGCTCACTGAGTTCTGGGAGGACTCATTCAACTGCCGGTTGGGAAAAG TTGCTGTTGCAGGTGAGCGCATGTGTGATGGATCTGAAGACATAATGACTCTCCAGAGTCCGTACACTGACACTTCTGAGCTCCGCATTACCAACATGGTGTACAAGGCTGTTTATGCAATAGCTCATGCCATTCATAATGCAGTGTGTCAGGACACAAATGCTACCACTCGGTGTAGCAAATTCACCACGATTAACCCCAAACAG GTTCTCGCTCAGCTGAAGACAGTACATTTTTCACAAAATGGTTATGCTGTATCCTTTGATGCCAACGGGGATCCTGTGGCATCATATGAGCTGATAAACTGGAAAAAGAGTGGGAGTGGGAGCATCGAAGTTGTGCCAGTAGGATACTATGATGCTTCACTGCCAGAAGGCCAAGAGTTCCGTATCTTCAGGGACATCACATGGGTGGATGGCAGAAAGCAA GTGCCAGTGTCAGTGTGCAGCGACAGCTGTCCTCAAGGAACTCGTAAGGTactgcagaaaagaaaacccATCTGCTGTTATGACTGTGTACAATGTCCAGAGGGAGAGATTAGCAATGTTACAG ATTCTCCTGAATGCATCCCTTGTCTTTATGACTTCTGGCCTAACCCAGAGAGAAATGCCTGTGTCCTCAAACCTGTGGAGTATCTTTCCTTTAACGAGGTTCTAGGAATCATCCTAGCTGTGTTCTCAGTCGGTGGTGCCTGTCTGGCTGTTATCACAGCAGctgtatttttccatcacagGACCTCTCCTATTGTCAGAGCCAACAACTCTGAGTTGagcttcctgttgctcttctCTTTGACTCTGTGCTTCTTATGTTCACTCACTTTCATTGGTGCTCCCTCTCACCTGTCCTGCATGCTGCGCCACACAGCGTTTGGGATCACCTTTGTCCTTTGCATCTCGTGTATTTTAGGGAAAACTGTGGTGGTGTTAATGGCCTTCAGAGCGACTCTCCCGGGGAGTAATGTCATGAAGTGGTTCGGTCCACCTCAGCAAAGGATGACTGTTGTGACTTTCACGTCTATCCAGGTTTTAATATGCATTGTTTGGTTGGTTGTCAGTCCCCCGTTTCCAGTGAGAAATCTGACCACGTACAAGGAGAGAATCATCCTGGAGTGTGCGTTAGGCTCATCTGTTGGATTCTGGGCTGTACTCGGGTACATCGGCCTTCTGGCAGCTGTTTGTTTAGTTCTAGCCGTCCTCGCCCGAAAACTCCCCGATAATTTCAACGAAGCCAAAATGATCACCTTCAGCATGCTGATATTCTGTGCCGTCTGGATCACCTTCATCCCCGCTTACGTCAGCTCTCCTGGGAAATTCACCGTGGCCGTGGAGATCTTTGCCATTTTGGCCTCCAGTTTTGGACTCATCCTGTGCATTTTTGCtccaaaatgttttattattttatttaagccagagaaaaatagcaaaaaacACTTGATGAACAAGAAATAA